In one Gemmatimonas sp. genomic region, the following are encoded:
- a CDS encoding transcriptional repressor, which produces MSDSHDATTSAAAIAADRDAFRVFLRDHNLPATAQRLAIADVVLGTDRHLSAEDVARELRAHGATAGTATVYRTLEVLVRSGLVVERDFGEGFKRYEASRGIPHHEHLLCTVCGKVTEFRDERLERMTTLLAEAHDFSRQRHRLVIYGLCGTCRRGLPSSSPSARRGS; this is translated from the coding sequence ATGAGCGATTCGCACGATGCGACGACGAGTGCGGCGGCCATCGCGGCCGACCGCGACGCGTTCCGTGTCTTTCTGCGCGACCACAATCTGCCGGCCACGGCGCAGCGGCTGGCGATCGCCGATGTGGTGTTGGGCACCGACCGGCACCTGTCGGCCGAGGACGTGGCGCGCGAGCTGCGCGCCCACGGCGCAACGGCCGGTACGGCGACCGTGTACCGCACGCTCGAAGTGCTGGTGCGCAGCGGACTGGTGGTCGAGCGCGACTTCGGTGAAGGCTTCAAGCGCTACGAGGCGTCGCGCGGCATTCCGCACCACGAGCATCTGTTGTGCACGGTGTGCGGTAAGGTCACGGAGTTTCGTGATGAACGATTGGAACGTATGACGACGCTTCTAGCCGAAGCGCACGATTTCTCTCGCCAGCGTCACCGGCTTGTGATTTACGGTCTGTGCGGCACCTGCCGTCGCGGACTTCCCTCCAGCTCTCCGAGTGCGCGTCGTGGCTCCTGA
- a CDS encoding cytochrome c biogenesis protein CcdA produces the protein MAPDSLTVLVAFTAGLLSFLSPCVLPLVPSYITFITGMGLDDVSRSRRAALTHAVLFVIGFSFIFVALGAGATAFGQLMLAYRVWIARVGGALMVLMGLWMIGVLNIGALQQERRVHLSDKPIGFLGTILVGIAFGAGWTPCLGPTLGAILLLAANESQLAKGVTLLSFYSLGLAVPFLLSALALEHFLGFFQKFKKNLGLVNRIAGVLLILVGVLMFTGWFERLAAILQPLTPAFLVERL, from the coding sequence GTGGCTCCTGATTCTCTGACGGTACTGGTTGCGTTCACCGCGGGACTACTGAGCTTCCTCAGTCCGTGTGTGCTTCCGCTTGTGCCGAGTTACATCACGTTCATCACGGGTATGGGACTCGACGATGTGTCGCGTTCCCGGCGGGCAGCGCTCACGCACGCTGTGTTGTTCGTGATCGGCTTCTCGTTCATCTTCGTGGCGCTCGGCGCCGGCGCCACGGCGTTCGGCCAGTTGATGCTGGCCTACCGGGTCTGGATCGCGCGCGTGGGTGGTGCGCTGATGGTGCTAATGGGGCTCTGGATGATCGGCGTGTTGAACATCGGTGCGTTGCAGCAGGAGCGCCGCGTACACTTGAGCGACAAACCGATCGGCTTCCTCGGCACGATTCTGGTCGGCATCGCCTTCGGCGCGGGGTGGACGCCGTGCCTCGGTCCGACGCTGGGCGCCATCCTGTTGTTGGCAGCGAACGAGTCGCAGCTGGCCAAGGGCGTCACGCTCCTGTCGTTCTATTCGCTGGGGCTGGCTGTTCCATTCCTCCTGAGCGCGCTCGCGCTCGAGCATTTCCTCGGATTCTTCCAGAAGTTCAAGAAGAATCTCGGGCTCGTGAATCGTATCGCCGGCGTGCTGCTGATCCTGGTCGGTGTGCTGATGTTCACGGGGTGGTTCGAGCGTCTGGCGGCCATTCTGCAGCCGCTGACGCCGGCGTTCCTGGTGGAGCGTCTCTAG
- a CDS encoding ABC transporter ATP-binding protein — protein sequence MNGNKRQLPPMPARRALRRLLPYYHPYRWQVACGLGSVVVAAFLASVIPSLLQRGVDHIRAGAELGTVLRLGGVMLITAVASGVLRFSMRLLLNGISRRIETDLRHDIFARLSTLDANWYARWRTGDLMARLTNDLGAVRMAAGPAVMYLVNTIFGGLFAMIMMVRISPLLTAVALLPMIGLPVLMLRLGRLVHDRFEAVQSQFSQLTTRAQENLSGVRVVRAYRQERAETARFVTLGDRYLTANIRLAKLNGLMNPGFGLLAGLGSAITIGVGGRLLIQGDVTVGGYVAFGIYLAQLTWPLIALGWTTNLFQRAAASMTRVLELLDAEPLSVQDTGTASLPLAVGGIDVQQGGRTVEFRHVSFRYPRPVIVSEDGAARDANYEQTPDGAAPAESRWILRDISFRIPAGGTLAIVGATGSGKSALMDLIPRFFDPQEGQVLLDGVDIRELPIGALRAELGYVPQEALLFSETVGENIGYGLEAPNRDRLVQATGIAQLRETIAGLPSGFDTRLGERGINLSGGQKQRTALARALARSPRVVLLDDALSAVDTQTEAAILHELRTALQGRTALITSHRVSAVRDADHILVLDDGRIVEQGTHEALVRLGGRYTQLLQRQQLLEAIEAA from the coding sequence ATGAACGGAAATAAACGTCAATTGCCGCCGATGCCAGCGCGGCGCGCCCTGCGACGCCTGCTCCCCTACTACCACCCGTACCGGTGGCAAGTTGCGTGCGGGCTCGGATCTGTCGTCGTGGCCGCGTTCCTGGCCAGCGTTATTCCGTCCCTGTTGCAACGTGGAGTGGACCACATCCGCGCCGGCGCTGAGCTGGGCACCGTGCTCCGCCTCGGCGGTGTGATGCTGATCACGGCAGTTGCAAGTGGCGTGCTACGCTTCAGCATGCGGCTGCTCCTCAATGGGATCAGTCGCCGCATCGAGACCGATCTGCGCCACGACATCTTCGCGCGCCTCAGCACCCTCGACGCCAACTGGTACGCCCGCTGGCGAACCGGAGATCTCATGGCGCGCCTCACCAACGACCTTGGCGCCGTCCGCATGGCCGCCGGGCCCGCCGTGATGTACCTCGTCAACACCATCTTCGGTGGCCTGTTCGCGATGATCATGATGGTGCGAATCAGCCCGCTGCTCACAGCCGTCGCGCTGCTCCCCATGATCGGCCTGCCCGTGCTCATGCTGCGCCTCGGTCGCCTCGTGCATGACCGCTTCGAGGCCGTGCAATCGCAGTTCAGCCAGCTCACCACACGCGCGCAGGAAAACCTCTCGGGCGTGCGCGTGGTGCGGGCCTACCGACAGGAGCGGGCCGAAACTGCGCGCTTCGTGACGCTCGGCGACAGGTACCTCACCGCCAACATTCGGCTCGCGAAGCTGAACGGCCTCATGAACCCGGGATTCGGCCTGCTTGCTGGCCTGGGCAGCGCAATCACCATTGGGGTCGGCGGACGCCTCCTCATTCAAGGAGACGTCACTGTCGGCGGGTACGTCGCGTTCGGCATTTATCTCGCGCAACTCACGTGGCCACTCATCGCACTGGGCTGGACCACGAATCTCTTTCAGCGCGCCGCCGCGTCCATGACCCGCGTGCTGGAGCTGCTCGACGCGGAGCCGCTGTCGGTACAAGACACCGGCACCGCGAGCCTCCCGCTCGCAGTGGGTGGCATTGATGTTCAGCAGGGCGGACGCACGGTAGAGTTCCGCCACGTGTCGTTCCGGTATCCACGCCCGGTCATTGTGAGCGAAGACGGCGCCGCGCGCGATGCCAACTACGAGCAGACCCCGGACGGCGCAGCACCGGCCGAGTCGCGCTGGATTCTGCGCGATATCTCGTTCCGCATTCCCGCCGGCGGCACGCTGGCGATCGTTGGAGCGACCGGCTCGGGCAAGAGCGCGCTGATGGATCTCATTCCGCGCTTCTTCGATCCGCAGGAAGGACAGGTGCTGCTCGACGGCGTCGACATTCGCGAGCTGCCGATCGGTGCGCTACGCGCGGAATTAGGCTACGTGCCGCAGGAGGCGCTGCTCTTCAGCGAAACCGTGGGCGAGAATATCGGCTACGGTCTTGAAGCGCCAAATCGCGACCGATTGGTACAGGCCACCGGCATCGCACAGCTGCGTGAGACGATTGCCGGACTCCCCAGTGGCTTCGACACGCGACTCGGCGAGCGCGGCATCAACCTGTCGGGCGGACAGAAACAGCGGACCGCGTTGGCGCGTGCGCTCGCGCGTAGTCCGCGCGTGGTCCTGCTCGACGATGCCCTGTCCGCCGTCGATACCCAGACGGAAGCCGCGATTCTCCATGAGCTGCGCACTGCCCTGCAGGGTCGCACCGCCTTGATCACGTCACATCGCGTGAGTGCCGTCCGCGACGCCGATCATATTCTCGTGCTCGACGACGGCCGCATCGTCGAGCAGGGAACACACGAAGCACTCGTTCGACTCGGCGGCCGCTACACGCAGCTGTTGCAGCGGCAGCAACTTCTCGAAGCGATCGAAGCCGCGTGA